The following coding sequences are from one Salvia hispanica cultivar TCC Black 2014 chromosome 3, UniMelb_Shisp_WGS_1.0, whole genome shotgun sequence window:
- the LOC125213401 gene encoding protein GRIP isoform X1: MSQEEPENHAPDVAEHETEEQLDSNLANENGYHDDLVQMVQHEYMMTQDEGLKTRPGSDLQAENDDSVQPDPQEVQERNDDSDPPDLERSLQAGDNDSDQPDSKDLGDDLTDLSGEIESLKRQLLEERQTRYAAEEAMKHLRAAHLEADTRAQELAAKFDEAQKKMDQEIKERDEKYSELDTKFNRLHKRAKQRIQEVQKEKDDLEVQFREVREKADMASSQLSSIKQELERKQQHANEALKAMDGERQQLRSANNKLRDSLEELRHSLIPKESALEAMQQTLGEKEQMLEDLQGLLALADEKRQASLTELSLKHQKQVENLEAQIAEVLAERSRATETISSLRALILEKDTKIAEMDAASSGEAARLRAAMETLKGELNHLKNEHEKEKGVLETTLQSLKSKLEISESNRIHAEVEAAKLRSQLESELSVQNQLLNNKDSELMEANEKINRIEREFSSYKVRAHALLQKKDAELASARDNDQVKALEEALKDAEKEILLVNSEKDKALQDLKDVQKNLDKEIFTRDEALSIAEQQIKSLQLKFDSTLSKHQSEKEAWDSSLQNVEETWRLRCEALERQNEECSTQNLEKEVYELKLQCKKLKEEQRSFHDLADKMIEEKDKEISRLLDDNENLRQLLDSRPSVEYSEDHTALHKQEASTSSTSAADQQILILARQQAQREDELAQTQRHILALQEELEELEHENRLHRQQEAMLKEELRNMERMQKREGVDLTYLKNVILKLLETGEVERLLPVVGMLLQFSPDEIQKCQQAYRASSEVPPSPSSDSSRSAPSLFSRFSFA, encoded by the exons ATGTCCCAAGAAGAGCCGGAAAATCATGCGCCGGATGTTGCAGAGCACGAAACTGAGGAGCAACTGGATAGTAATCTTGCGAATGAGAATGGATACCATGACGATCTTGTACAGATGGTTCAACATGAATATATGATGACTCAGGATGAGGGTTTAAAGACCCGTCCTGGATCTGATCTGCAGGCTGAGAATGATGATTCTGTTCAGCCTGACCCACAAGAAGTACAGGAACGGAATGATGATTCTGATCCGCCTGACCTAGAGCGTAGCTTACAGGCTGGGGATAATGATTCTGATCAACCTGACTCAAAAGATCTCGGGGATGATCTCACAGATCTTAGTGGAGAAATTGAGTCACTGAAGAGACAACTTCTTGAAGAAAGGCAGACACGATATGCTGCCGAGGAGGCTATGAAGCATCTAAGAGCTGCACACTTGGAGGCAGATACGAGAGCACAAGAGCTTGCTGCTAAATTTGATGAAG CTCAAAAGAAGATGGATCAAGAAATCAAGGAGCGAGATGAGAAGTATTCTGAACTTGACACTAAGTTCAACAGGCTTCACAAAAGAGCCAAACAACGTATTCAGGAGGTGCAAAAG GAAAAAGATGACCTTGAGGTCCAGTTCCGTGAAGTTAGGGAGAAAGCTGATATGGCGTCGTCCCAGTTGTCATCAATCAAGCAGGAGTTGGAGCGGAAACAACAACATGCTAATGAAGCACTGAAAGCAATGGATGGAGAGAGGCAGCAATTGCGAAGTGCAAACAACAA ACTCCGGGATAGCCTTGAAGAATTACGTCATTCTTTGATTCCGAAAGAGAGTGCTTTGGAGGCAATGCAACAAACACTTGGGGAAAAAGAACAG ATGCTGGAAGACCTGCAGGGGTTACTCGCGTTGGCTGACGAAAAGCGGCAAGCTTCACTTACAGAACTCTCCCTAAAGCATCAAAAG CAAGTAGAGAATTTGGAAGCCCAAATTGCTGAGGTTTTAGCAGAGAGAAGCCGAGCAACTGAGACAATTTCATCTCTGCGG GCTTTAATTCTGGAAAAAGACACCAAGATTGCAGAGATGGATGCAGCTTCAAGTGGTGAAGCTGCACGACTTAGAGCTGCCATGGAGACTTTGAAAGGAGAGCTCAATCATCTGAAAAATGAACAT gagaaagaaaaaggggTCCTGGAAACTACATTGCAGTCCTTGAAATCAAAGCTGGAGATTTCTGAGAGTAACAGAATACATGCTGAAGTTGAAGCAGCAAAATTGAGAA GTCAATTGGAGTCGGAACTCTCTGTGCAAAATCAGCTGCTGAATAACAAAGATTCTGAGCTGATGGAAGCCAATGAAAag ATAAATCGCATTGAAAGGGAATTTTCTTCTTACAAAGTTCGAGCTCATGCGTTGCTTCAGAAAAAAGATGCTGAATTAGCTTCTGCAAGGGACAATGATCAAGTCAAAGCTCTTGAGGAAGCTCTGAAG GatgctgaaaaagaaatactattgGTAAATTCAGAAAAGGATAAAGCTCTCCAGGACCTTAAAGATGTTCAGAAAAATTTGGATAAGGAGATTTTCACCAG AGATGAAGCTCTCAGCATAGCAGAGCAACAGATTAAGAGCTTGCAATTGAAGTTTGACTCTACTCTTTCTAAACATCAATCTGAGAAAGAAGCATGGGATAGCAGCCTCCAAAATGTGGAAGAAACATGGCGAT TGAGATGTGAGGCACTGGAAAGGCAAAATGAAGAGTGTTCCactcaaaatttggaaaaagaaGTATATGAGCTGAAGTTACAATGTAAAAAGCTGAAG GAGGAGCAACGTTCTTTTCATGATctggctgataaaatgatagagGAGAAGGACAAAGAGATTTCTAGGCTTTTGGATGATAATGAGAACCTCCGTCAGTTGCTGGACTCAAGGCCTTCT GTTGAATACTCCGAGGACCATACAG CTCTTCATAAACAGGAAGCCTCAACTTCTAGTACTTCAGCTGCAGATCAACAGATCCTA attttggcAAGACAACAAGCCCAAAGGGAAGATGAGCTTGCCCAAACGCAACGACATATTCTCGCACTTCAA GAGGAACTTGAAGAGCTGGAGCACGAAAATCGCCTTCACCGGCAGCAG GAAGCCATGCTAAAAGAAGAACTTAGGAACATGGAAAGAATGCAGAAGAGGGAAGGAGTGGATTTGACATATCTTAAAAATGTCATCTTAAAGCTTCTAGAGACAG GTGAGGTGGAGAGATTGCTACCTGTTGTAGGAATGCTTCTTCAGTTCAGCCCTGATGAG ATACAGAAGTGCCAACAAGCCTACCGGGCTTCAAGTGAAGTTCCGCCTAGCCCTTCAAGTGATTCTTCACGATCTGCGCCGTCTCTCTTCTCAAGATTCTCATTTGCATAG
- the LOC125213401 gene encoding protein GRIP isoform X2 encodes MSQEEPENHAPDVAEHETEEQLDSNLANENGYHDDLVQMVQHEYMMTQDEGLKTRPGSDLQAENDDSVQPDPQEVQERNDDSDPPDLERSLQAGDNDSDQPDSKDLGDDLTDLSGEIESLKRQLLEERQTRYAAEEAMKHLRAAHLEADTRAQELAAKFDEAQKKMDQEIKERDEKYSELDTKFNRLHKRAKQRIQEVQKEKDDLEVQFREVREKADMASSQLSSIKQELERKQQHANEALKAMDGERQQLRSANNKLRDSLEELRHSLIPKESALEAMQQTLGEKEQMLEDLQGLLALADEKRQASLTELSLKHQKQVENLEAQIAEVLAERSRATETISSLRALILEKDTKIAEMDAASSGEAARLRAAMETLKGELNHLKNEHEKEKGVLETTLQSLKSKLEISESNRIHAEVEAAKLRSQLESELSVQNQLLNNKDSELMEANEKINRIEREFSSYKVRAHALLQKKDAELASARDNDQVKALEEALKDAEKEILLVNSEKDKALQDLKDVQKNLDKEIFTRDEALSIAEQQIKSLQLKFDSTLSKHQSEKEAWDSSLQNVEETWRLRCEALERQNEECSTQNLEKEVYELKLQCKKLKEEQRSFHDLADKMIEEKDKEISRLLDDNENLRQLLDSRPSVEYSEDHTALHKQEASTSSTSAADQQILILARQQAQREDELAQTQRHILALQEELEELEHENRLHRQQCFAVVGEL; translated from the exons ATGTCCCAAGAAGAGCCGGAAAATCATGCGCCGGATGTTGCAGAGCACGAAACTGAGGAGCAACTGGATAGTAATCTTGCGAATGAGAATGGATACCATGACGATCTTGTACAGATGGTTCAACATGAATATATGATGACTCAGGATGAGGGTTTAAAGACCCGTCCTGGATCTGATCTGCAGGCTGAGAATGATGATTCTGTTCAGCCTGACCCACAAGAAGTACAGGAACGGAATGATGATTCTGATCCGCCTGACCTAGAGCGTAGCTTACAGGCTGGGGATAATGATTCTGATCAACCTGACTCAAAAGATCTCGGGGATGATCTCACAGATCTTAGTGGAGAAATTGAGTCACTGAAGAGACAACTTCTTGAAGAAAGGCAGACACGATATGCTGCCGAGGAGGCTATGAAGCATCTAAGAGCTGCACACTTGGAGGCAGATACGAGAGCACAAGAGCTTGCTGCTAAATTTGATGAAG CTCAAAAGAAGATGGATCAAGAAATCAAGGAGCGAGATGAGAAGTATTCTGAACTTGACACTAAGTTCAACAGGCTTCACAAAAGAGCCAAACAACGTATTCAGGAGGTGCAAAAG GAAAAAGATGACCTTGAGGTCCAGTTCCGTGAAGTTAGGGAGAAAGCTGATATGGCGTCGTCCCAGTTGTCATCAATCAAGCAGGAGTTGGAGCGGAAACAACAACATGCTAATGAAGCACTGAAAGCAATGGATGGAGAGAGGCAGCAATTGCGAAGTGCAAACAACAA ACTCCGGGATAGCCTTGAAGAATTACGTCATTCTTTGATTCCGAAAGAGAGTGCTTTGGAGGCAATGCAACAAACACTTGGGGAAAAAGAACAG ATGCTGGAAGACCTGCAGGGGTTACTCGCGTTGGCTGACGAAAAGCGGCAAGCTTCACTTACAGAACTCTCCCTAAAGCATCAAAAG CAAGTAGAGAATTTGGAAGCCCAAATTGCTGAGGTTTTAGCAGAGAGAAGCCGAGCAACTGAGACAATTTCATCTCTGCGG GCTTTAATTCTGGAAAAAGACACCAAGATTGCAGAGATGGATGCAGCTTCAAGTGGTGAAGCTGCACGACTTAGAGCTGCCATGGAGACTTTGAAAGGAGAGCTCAATCATCTGAAAAATGAACAT gagaaagaaaaaggggTCCTGGAAACTACATTGCAGTCCTTGAAATCAAAGCTGGAGATTTCTGAGAGTAACAGAATACATGCTGAAGTTGAAGCAGCAAAATTGAGAA GTCAATTGGAGTCGGAACTCTCTGTGCAAAATCAGCTGCTGAATAACAAAGATTCTGAGCTGATGGAAGCCAATGAAAag ATAAATCGCATTGAAAGGGAATTTTCTTCTTACAAAGTTCGAGCTCATGCGTTGCTTCAGAAAAAAGATGCTGAATTAGCTTCTGCAAGGGACAATGATCAAGTCAAAGCTCTTGAGGAAGCTCTGAAG GatgctgaaaaagaaatactattgGTAAATTCAGAAAAGGATAAAGCTCTCCAGGACCTTAAAGATGTTCAGAAAAATTTGGATAAGGAGATTTTCACCAG AGATGAAGCTCTCAGCATAGCAGAGCAACAGATTAAGAGCTTGCAATTGAAGTTTGACTCTACTCTTTCTAAACATCAATCTGAGAAAGAAGCATGGGATAGCAGCCTCCAAAATGTGGAAGAAACATGGCGAT TGAGATGTGAGGCACTGGAAAGGCAAAATGAAGAGTGTTCCactcaaaatttggaaaaagaaGTATATGAGCTGAAGTTACAATGTAAAAAGCTGAAG GAGGAGCAACGTTCTTTTCATGATctggctgataaaatgatagagGAGAAGGACAAAGAGATTTCTAGGCTTTTGGATGATAATGAGAACCTCCGTCAGTTGCTGGACTCAAGGCCTTCT GTTGAATACTCCGAGGACCATACAG CTCTTCATAAACAGGAAGCCTCAACTTCTAGTACTTCAGCTGCAGATCAACAGATCCTA attttggcAAGACAACAAGCCCAAAGGGAAGATGAGCTTGCCCAAACGCAACGACATATTCTCGCACTTCAA GAGGAACTTGAAGAGCTGGAGCACGAAAATCGCCTTCACCGGCAGCAG TGCTTTGCGGTGGTTGGTGAGCTATAA
- the LOC125215640 gene encoding serine/arginine-rich splicing factor SR45a isoform X1, with the protein MADSPRKRYVRSPSPWEENSRSRSRSRSKSRSRSRSWSRPRERSRSRSRSRGRGTGREEVVNDGTTLYVTGLSTRVTEKELEDHFSKEGKVKSVFLVVEPRSRVSRGFAFVNMVTSDDANRCIKHLNQSVLEGRYITVERSRRKRARTPTPGHYLGLKSSRGDGYGDRGRYRGGSSREDYGYRRSPRRSPYRGGRDYSPRGGRDYSPRHSPYGGSGRSRRERSRSYSPPRHSPERNYARGSR; encoded by the exons ATG GCTGATTCTCCGAGAAAACG GTATGTACGCTCTCCTTCTCCATGGGAAGAAAATTCGAGATCCAGGTCAAGATCTAGGTCCAAATCCAGATCTCGTTCTAGATCATGGTCAAGACCAAGGGAGAGATCTAGATCAAGGTCTAGGTCAAGAGGTCGTGGCACTGGCAG GGAAGAAGTTGTTAATGATGGAACTACACTTTATGTTACTGGCCTATCTACACGGGTCACTGAGAAAGAACTTGAAGATCATTTCTCAAAGGAAGGAAAG GTTAAGTCCGTCTTTTTGGTTGTGGAGCCTCGATCTCGTGTATCTCGTGGATTTGCTTTTGTCAATATGGTCACTTCAGATGATGCTAATCGCTGTATCAAACACCTCAATCAGTCAGTGCTTGAAGGCCGGTACATAACTGTAGAGAGG tCACGGCGGAAACGTGCAAGGACTCCCACTCCTGGTCATTATCTTGGTCTGAAAAGTTCACGGGGTGATG GTTATGGTGATCGTGGAAGGTATCGTGGAGGATCCAGCCGCGAAGATTATGGCTACAGGAGGTCTCCTAGACGCTCGCCATACAGAGGTGGACGTGATTACTCTCCCAGAGGTGGACGTGATTACTCACCCAGACATTCTCCTTATGGTGGAAGTGGAAGATCAAGAAGGGAAAGGTCCAGGTCATACTCTCCTCCCCGACACAGTCCTGAAAGGAACTATGCACGTGGTTCTAGGTGA
- the LOC125215640 gene encoding serine/arginine-rich splicing factor SR45a isoform X2: protein MADSPRKRYVRSPSPWEENSRSRSRSRSKSRSRSRSWSRPRERSRSRSRSRGRGTGREEVVNDGTTLYVTGLSTRVTEKELEDHFSKEGKVKSVFLVVEPRSRVSRGFAFVNMVTSDDANRCIKHLNQSVLEGRYITVERVFWLYSEDIASAMLAEIKDDQSIHRNKLKQLNSIYIAPTTLQPQRILYSQLIKRTSANTQLPINQAFLSTFHGGNVQGLPLLVIILV, encoded by the exons ATG GCTGATTCTCCGAGAAAACG GTATGTACGCTCTCCTTCTCCATGGGAAGAAAATTCGAGATCCAGGTCAAGATCTAGGTCCAAATCCAGATCTCGTTCTAGATCATGGTCAAGACCAAGGGAGAGATCTAGATCAAGGTCTAGGTCAAGAGGTCGTGGCACTGGCAG GGAAGAAGTTGTTAATGATGGAACTACACTTTATGTTACTGGCCTATCTACACGGGTCACTGAGAAAGAACTTGAAGATCATTTCTCAAAGGAAGGAAAG GTTAAGTCCGTCTTTTTGGTTGTGGAGCCTCGATCTCGTGTATCTCGTGGATTTGCTTTTGTCAATATGGTCACTTCAGATGATGCTAATCGCTGTATCAAACACCTCAATCAGTCAGTGCTTGAAGGCCGGTACATAACTGTAGAGAGG GTTTTCTGGTTATATTCAGAAGATATTGCATCAGCTATGTTGGCAGAAATCAAAGATGATCAGTCCATCCATCGCAACAAGCTAAAACAACTAAATAGCATCTATATTGCCCCAACAACTTTACAACCTCAGCGAATACTCTACTCCCAATTAATCAAGCGAACCTCAGCGAATACTCAACTCCCAATTAATCAAGCGTTTTTGTCAACATT tCACGGCGGAAACGTGCAAGGACTCCCACTCCTGGTCATTATCTTGGTCTGA
- the LOC125217051 gene encoding ankyrin repeat domain-containing protein, chloroplastic: protein MASSAIWISTIQQNPQNLPLLFPLLPISPLSHSRTIQFHRPNHNHALKHLHSSFQPLYASVSPPRPQDQDEDEDEDDEEPAIGDCLVYEEGIFHDPFIENTTNSRRSAARTTTSTANKDADVAAENLIPEEWLDVQKELNISKKERRKMAQELEYGTRVMKRRQALMPLNSEGQDKIEQARLEKFEKIKQEKIKQLSPVVLDNPKKEYFREIEPRKEANGEAGGGRVTPRNPRLAVYGGGLEDVSAFFSSGKYESGAVNKSQGTRKLFSQEEKAMMNRRVPDVAIATSGKWHPVHTLVAAGEFYLVDSLLKHNLDINATDKNGLTAIHKAILAKKQAIFNFLLRESANPFVRDNDGATLMHYAVFAASTQMIKILLLYNVDINLQDNDGWTPLHLAVQSRRTDILRLLLLKGADKSLKNKDGLTSLDLCLYSGRDTRTYELIKLLKRIY, encoded by the exons ATGGCGTCCTCAGCAATCTGGATATCAACAATTCAGCAAAATCCCCAAAACCTTCCTCTACTATTCCCTCTCCTTCCAATCTCTCCCCTTTCTCACTCTCGCACCATCCAATTTCACAGACCAAACCACAATCACGCCCTCAAGCATCTCCACTCCTCTTTCCAACCTCTCTACGCCTCCGTTTCACCACCTCGCCCACAAGACcaggatgaagatgaagacgaagacgaCGAAGAACCTGCCATCGGTGACTGCCTCGTCTACGAAGAGGGCATTTTCCACGACCCGTTTATCGAAAACACCACCAATTCTAGGCGCTCCGCCGCTCGCACCACTACGTCGACTGCCAATAAAGACGCGGATGTCGCCGCGGAAAACCTAATTCCGGAGGAGTGGCTGGATGTGCAGAAGGAATTGAACATCTCAAAGAAGGAGCGGCGGAAGATGGCGCAGGAATTGGAGTACGGCACGCGGGTGATGAAGCGGAGGCAGGCTCTGATGCCTCTGAATTCGGAGGGGCAGGATAAAATTGAGCAAGCGAGGCTGgagaaatttgagaaaattaaGCAGGAGAAGATAAAGCAGCTGAGCCCCGTGGTGCTTGATAATCCCAAGAAGGAGTATTTTAGGGAGATTGAGCCTCGGAAGGAGGCAAATGGAGAGGCTGGTGGAGGTAGAGTGACGCCGAGGAATCCGAGGCTGGCAGTGTATGGAGGAGGGTTGGAGGATGTTTCTGCGTTTTTCAGTAGTGGCAAGTATGAGAGCGGTGCTGTTAATAAATCTCAAG GCACTCGTAAATTATTCTCACAAGAAGAGAAGGCAATGATGAATAGGCGGGTTCCTGATGTAGCAATTGCTACCTCG GGAAAATGGCATCCTGTGCATACCCTTGTTGCTGCTGGAGAATTTTACCTTGTTGATTCTTTGTTAAAGCACAACCTTGATATTAATGCCACAGACAAG AATGGTTTGACTGCAATTCACAAAGCAATACTTGCCAAGAAGCAGGCTATATTTAACTTCCTTTTAAGGGAATCAGCAAATCCATTTGTTCGTGACAAT GATGGAGCTACCTTAATGCACTATGCTGTCTTTGCAGCTTCTACTCAGATGATAAAGATCTTGTTATTGTACAATGTTGACATAAATCTTCAAGATAAT GACGGATGGACACCATTGCATTTAGCAGTGCAATCCCGTAGGACAGATATACTGAGGCTTTTGCTGCTCAAGGGCGCTGATAAATCTCTAAAGAACAAG GATGGATTAACTTCTCTAGATCTGTGCCTCTACTCTGGTAGAGATACAAGAACTTACGAACTCATTAAGCTCCTCAAACGCATTTACTAG
- the LOC125214882 gene encoding IST1-like protein has protein sequence MPSAAADRWKKAVAMGLSLFGRTFNPSKCKTSAKMAVARIKLLRNKREVVIRQIRRDIALLLESGQDATARIRVEHVIREQNIMAANELIELFCDLIVARLSIIAKQRECPPDLKEGISSLIFAGPRCSELPELLAIRDVFQKKYGKDFVSAATDLRPNAGVNRLLIEKLSVKTPSGEVKLKVLKEIAKEYQVQWDTTESEEELLKPPEERIEGPNGFVSASGMPLKPVQKPSLEPNDASNRGQQGNVMNFQDVASAAGVAAEKALAAAEAAAVLAAYGGNKQMPASHNSGGSFNNTSRKSSIKFKPTPPAEYSTIDDQSEDERTTIQTNGYEYYTHSGVENEQKVDDGRKVIRRQSYNCQRAPTGTKFDEESDCDEEIEMEEPPSANAGRINRRHSYNNAPPPAHSGVKYDEYSDDEEDEEVSDDEFRQPARGTADRPPERPAPQIPARRVHPKLPDYDTLAARFEALKQHKAQPR, from the exons ATGCCAAGCGCCGCCGCCGACCGCTGGAAGAAGGCCGTCGCCATGGGTCTCTCCCTCTTCGGTCGCACTTTCAACCCCTCCAAATG CAAAACCTCGGCCAAAATGGCGGTGGCGAGGATAAAGCTGCTGAGGAACAAGCGAGAGGTGGTGATCAGACAGATTAGGCGCGATATTGCTCTGCTTCTCGAGTCCGGCCAAGACGCCACTGCTCGTATTCGA GTTGAACATGTGATAAGAGAACAGAATATTATGGCAGCGAATGAGTTAATCGAACTTTTCTGCGATCTAATTGTGGCAAGGCTCTCTATCATAGCAAAGCAAAG GGAATGCCCGCCTGACCTTAAAGAAGGGATATCGAGTTTGATATTTGCTGGCCCTCGATGCTCAGAGCTCCCCGAGTTACTGGCCATACGAGACGTATTCCAGAAGAAATATGGCAAGGATTTTGTTTCTGCAGCTACTGATCTGCGACCCAATGCTGGTGTCAACCGATTG CTTATTGAAAAGCTCTCTGTTAAAACGCCATCGGGTGAAGTGAAGCTGAAAGTTTTGAAGGAAATTGCGAAGGAATACCAGGTTCAATGGGATACAACAGAATCGGAGGAGGAGTTGCTCAAGCCTCCAGAAGAGCGTATC GAAGGTCCAAACGGTTTTGTGAGTGCATCGGGTATGCCATTGAAGCCTGTCCAAAAGCCGTCTCTCGAGCCAAATGATGCATCAAACAG GGGACAACAAGGCAATGTCATGAATTTTCAAGATGTGGCATCCGCTGCTGGCGTTGCTGCTGAGAAAGCACTTGCTGCTGCTGAAGCAGCAGCCGTCCTAGCTGCCTATGGAGGTAACAAGCAGATGCCTGCTTCTCACAACAGTGGGGGAAGCTTCAACAACACTTCTCGTAAATCCAGTATAAAGTTTAAGCCAACTCCCCCGGCTGAGTATTCCACCATTGATGATCAATCTGAAGATGAGAGAACAACAATACAAACAAACGGTTATGAATACTACACTCACTCGGGCGTCGAAAATGAGCAGAAGGTTGATGATGGTAGGAAGGTGATTAGGAGGCAGAGCTATAACTGTCAGAGAGCGCCTACAGGCACCAAGTTTGATGAAGAATCAGACTGCGATGAAGAGATTGAGATGGAGGAGCCACCAAGCGCCAACGCGGGGAGGATTAATCGAAGACATAGCTATAATAATGCTCCTCCACCCGCACACTCTGGCGTCAAATATGATGAATACAGCGAtgacgaagaagatgaagaagtcAGTGATGATGAGTTTCGCCAGCCTGCAAGAGGCACTGCTGATCGGCCACCAGAGCGCCCGGCTCCACAAATTCCAGCGCGGCGTGTGCACCCCAAGCTGCCTGACTACGACACACTGGCTGCTCGTTTTGAAGCACTGAAACAGCACAAGGCGCAGCCTAGGTAA